Proteins from a single region of Manis javanica isolate MJ-LG chromosome 5, MJ_LKY, whole genome shotgun sequence:
- the EPGN gene encoding epigen — translation MAFTAPVSVYLLFHAMTALTEEAARTITPTITTQQSNWTVNKTEAAYTEGHIALRFSHPCLEDHNSYCINGVCAFHHELEKAICRCFTGYTGERCEHLTLTSYAMDSYEKYIAIGIGVGLLLSGFLAIFYCYIRKRCLNLKSPYNVCSGGRPL, via the exons ATGGCGTTCACAGCTCCAGTATCAGTCTATCTCCTATTCCACG caATGACAGCCCTGACTGAAGAGGCAGCCAGGACCATAACACCCACCATCACAACCCAGCAAAGTAACTGGACAGTTAATAAAACAGAAG CTGCCTACACAGAAGGACACATAGCCTTGAGGTTCTCACACCCTTGCCTGGAAGACCACAATAGTTACTGCATCAACGGTGTTTGTGCATTCCACCATGAGCTGGAGAAAGCCATCTGCAG gtgttTTACTGGTTATACTGGAGAGAGGTGTGAGCATTTGACCTTAACTTCATATGCTATGGATTCTTATGAAAAATACATCGCAATTGGGATTGGTGTTGGATTATTATTAAGTGGATTTCTTGCTATTTTTTATTGCTACATAAGAAAAAg GTGTCTAAATCTGAAATCGCCTTACAATGTCTGTTCCGGAGGAAGACCACTATGA